AAAAAGAACCCCGTTTAAATGGTCCATTTCATGCTGAAATGCTCTGGCCAAATATCCCTCGGCTTCATAGCGAACTTCATTGCCATCCAGGTCATAGCCTTTAATTTCTATCTGGCTGGCCCGGTTGACCTCTGCAATCACATCGGGAATACTCAGGCAGCCTTCTTCGCCGAGCTCGCTTCCTTCCATTGCGGTAATTTCCGGGTTGACCACCGTAACAAGATTTTCTTTGTCAGTTTCAACACCAATATTGACCACAAACAGTCTCCACGGCAAGCCAATCTGGTTGGCGGCCAGGCCCACCCCCGGTGCTGCGAGAGTGGTTTCCACCATATTTTCTGCAAGAGTGACAAGTTCTCCGTCAATATTTTCGACGGGAAGGCATAATTTCCTCAAAACAGGGTCCAGACAGTTTTTAATTTCCAGCAAAGCCATTCTTGGTTTTCCTTATCGGTCGTTGGGAAAAAATCATCAGGGTCTATTAGCTTTTAATTTTAATACAGAATGGATCAGGTATCCAGCGGCGTGTGGAGGTATTCCGCCTAGGTTGTGTATTCCGCATTGATTTTGACGTAGTCATAAGAAAAGTCACAAGTGAAAACTTCTTCCCACTCTTTTCCACTATTCAGATCGATGGTTATATTGATTTCATGTTGCCGCATTGCTTTGACCAGTTTTCGTGGNNNNNNNNNNNNNNNNNNNNNNNNNNNNNNNNNNNNNNNNNNNNNNNNNNNNNNNNNNNNNNNNNNNNNNNNNNNNNNNNNNNNNNNNNNNNNNNNNNNAGATTTTTGTTTAACAGAATATCTACTTTGTCAGGATCGAACCGTGCTCCTGAATTTCCAACCGCACAAAAAATTCTCCCCCAATTCGGGTCTTCTCCGAACAATGCGGTTTTGACCAGGGAAGATGTTGCAATGGAATTCGCTATCAGGTAAGCCTGCTTTCGTGTCTTTCCACCTTGGACACGGACCGTGACAAACTTGGTTGCTCCTTCCCCATCCAGGACAATTTTTGATGCAAGGTTTTTACAGATTGTTGTCAGAGCTTTTAAGAATTCCCTGTAGCCAGGTGTTCCGAATTTTATCGGTGAGTTATTTGCCTTTCCATTTGCAAGAACTATGACACAGTCGTTGGTACTGTTATCACCGTCCACAGTGATGCGATTAAACGAACGATCAGCGGCTTCAACAAGGGCTTTTTTTAGAGTTTCCGAATCGATCACCGCATCGGTGTATAAAAAACCAAGCATGGTGGCCATATTCGGGTGAATCATTCCCGATCCTTTTGTGATTCCACCGATCGTGATTTTCTTCCCTTTATAGGTGTATTGAATACGATCCGATTTTGATACCAGGTCGGTTGTCATGATCGCTTCAGCGGCACTGGTCCAGTGTTTGGCAGTCTTGCCAAGTTTTTTCACCAATTGTGGCGTGGCTTTCAAAATTTTATCGGAGGGAAGTGGAACTCCTATCACTCCGGTGGAAGCGATTAGAACTTCTTTTTGAGGTATGGATAATTCTTCGGAAACCTTTTTTGTGATCGCGTCACAATCTTTCATGCCTTTTGGCCCGACGACGGTATTGGCGTTTCCACTGTTGACAACAATGGCTCGGCAACTGCCGGATTTGGCCAGGGCCCGCTTGCTCCAGGTTACACCAGGGGATACAACAAGGTTTTTAGTGAAAATACCCGCAGCAGTGGCTGGAACATCGGAAACCACCAAAGCAAGATCTTTAATGTTTTTTGGTTTAATGCCACAACTCATCCCTACGGCTTTGAAGCCGGGAACGGACGGATTGCGATTCTTTGAAAACTTCATGATGTCTAAGGAAAAACTGCCGGGGACATAAGACCGGTTTTTTCATCCAGTCCCAGCATGATATTCATATTCTGGATAGCTTGTCCTGAAGCCCCTTTAATCAGGTTATCGAGCGCACTTGTAATTATAAGACGCTGGTTCCTTGTATCCACCTTAAGGCCTATATCGCAAAAGTTAGAAGATAGAACATGTTTGCTGCTGGCGAACTTGCCGGGATTCAACACGCGCACAAAACTTTCATCTTTATAAAAATCGCGATAGTGTTCGACTATTTTTTTATCGTCAATGGATTCATTTAGATTAATGTAAACTGTGCTCAACATACCCCGGGTCATGGGTACCAGATGCGGGGAAAAAGTAATGTTTACGGTTTTGCCTGCCAAAGCTGAAAGTTCTTGCTCCATTTCAGGTGTATGCCTGTGACCGGCAAGACCATAGGGACTGATACCTTCGTTGGCCTCGGTGTAGTGTGTGGTCAGGGAAGGTTTGCGTCCGGCCCCGGAAACACCGGACTTACTGTCTGAGATGATTGAGTCAAGGTCAACCCAATCTGTTTTAAGAAGCGGTGCTAATGCCAGAATCACGCTGGTTGGATAACAACCTGGGTTGGCAATCAACTTTGCTGCTCGAATGGATTGACGATGCAGTTCCGGCAATCCATACACGGCCTGCTTAAGAAGTTCAGGGTGAGTATGGGTGACGGAGTACCAGTCTGAATAAGCTTCAGGGTCTTTCAACCGATAGTCTGCGCTCAGGTCGATAATTTTGCAGTCAGACTTTAGATAAACAGGAAGCTTGTCCATAGCCGCTAAATGGGGCAAAGCCAGAAATAAAATAGAACATTTTTCTGCGATGTTGTCTTCAAGAGGATGAAGTGGGAGATCAACAACTCCATTCAAAGCAGGAAAAACCTCAGCAATGTTTTGACCCTGGAAAGTTTCTGAAGTCAAAACCGTGAGTTCTACATCCGGGTGTCCGGAAAGAAGTCGGATTAACTCCAAACCTGTGTATCCACTAGCTCCAGCTATACCTATTTTAACCATAGAAATGTTTGCCTGATTCGAGGGGATTATTCTATCCCTTAATTTTATTGAATTGATGCTTCAGAGGGGCAGGCTACAAACTACCATACCATAATGGGCGGTTTTGTTTCAGGCCTGAATAGTATGAGCGCTGGAATCTATTGTCAGCGCGCAAAGAATTATCTTGGAAATAAGCCCCAATATCCATCGGGCTTGGCCCGATTAGCGTTTGGAGAATTGGAATTTTTTGCGTGCCCCGGGTTGACCGTATTTCTTTCTTTCTACGGTTCTTGAGTCCCGAGTGAGGAATCCAGCTTTTTTCAGAGGTGCCCGCAAACTTGCGTCGGTCAAAATAAGAGCACGGGATATACCCAATCGCAATGCGCCGGACTGGCCGGAAAGCCCTCCGCCTTGTACGGTGGCCTGGATATCTATTGACTTTAAAGTGTCAGTCGTGATCAACGGGTGCTTGATGATGCACTCAAGGCTTTCCCGGCAAAAATATTCTTTAATGGACTTGTTGTTAACTGTAATATTGCCGGTGCCTTTTTGAATCCATACTTTAGCGATAGATTCTTTGCGTTTTCCCGTTGCGTAAAATTTTTCGATGGTGCCTTCCATAATCGTTATTGCTCTCTTAGTTTAAAAAGTTTAGATACCAACTAGTTCCGGATTCTGACTTGTATGCGGGTGCTGTTCGTCATTGTAAATTCTAAAATTGTTGTGCAGAGATCTGCCCAATCTTGTTTTCGGCAGCATTCCCTGAATTGCCTTTTTCAGCAAGTCAGAAGGTTTTTTTTCAAGAACCTGTTTTGCTGTGACGGATTTGATTCCCCCCGGCCAACCGGTATGATGATAATAAATTTTGTCGTCCCATTTTTTTCCGGACAACTTAACTTTTGCGGCGTTAATGATAATTACATTATCCCCAGCATCAACGTGAGGTGTGAAAGTGGGCTTGGTCTTGCCGCGAATAATTGATGCTGCTTTGCTGGCAACTCGCCCTAATGGCTTATCAGCTGCATCAATCACCACCCATTTTTTAACGACATCGGCCTTTTTAGCAAAAAACGTTGTTTTCATTATTTTTCGGTTTCAGTAAATATTTATTTTTGATCGTGTAAACCGGCTATAATAAAGGAGATACCTGTACCTGTCAACTGTAAATCAAAATTAATTCAACGGATGTCTGGCTGGTTTCTTTACTTTATTTTGACCGGAAAATAGATTAAATTAGCGTGTTTAATGCTATTTTGATCTTATAAGCTAACTATATGGAAAATATGATAATAGAGCAACAAAATGCCGAAGCCTCCAACACCGCTGGGGATGTGGCAAAAAAAGAGCTGGACCGATCCATTGAGCGATCACGCGAGTTTTTGTTATCCCGCCAGACTGAAGAAGGTTATTGGGTGGACGAGCTGGAGGCCAATGTAACAATATCGGCTGAATATATATTCTTCATGCATTTCACCGACCGTCTGGATTTGGCCAAACAGGAAAAGGTCGTAAAATATCTGCTTCACCAGCAAAGGGAGGATGGTAGCTGGCCACTATTTCATGGTGGTCTGTGTGATATCAACTCAACAGTAGAATCGTATATGGCCCTGAAAATGGCCGGCCTGCCTGCTGACCGGGAAGAGATGGTGCGAGCTCGGCAGGCTATATTTGCCAATGGCGGCATAAAAAATACCCGGGTCTTCACTAAAATCTTTCTCGCCATGTTTGGCCAGATTTCCTGGGATGTTTGTCCGGCAGTACCTGTGGAATTGATTTTGTTTCCAAACTGGTTCCCTTTCAATATCTATGAGATTTCGAGTTGGTCCCGCGGTACTGTGGTTCCCCTCTCTGTAGTGCGTTCCTTCGAACCGGTCCATGAACTGCCTGAGGGATGTGATGTTCAGGAGTTGTTTACCAAAAACGATCAGGATCTGGATTTCAAACCCAGCGGACTGCCATTCACAAGCTGGAGGGATACTTTTATTTATCTGGACCGACTCATAAAGACCGTAGGGAAGTTTCCGTGGAAGCCATTTCGCAAAAAAGCCTTGCGTAAAGTTGAAGAATGGACTCTGGACCATCAGGAGGAAGAGGGCGATTTCGGGGGCATTCAACCGGCCATGTTCAATTCTTTGTTAGCGTTTCACCTTTTAGGATATTCCAGGGATCATGCAGCCTGTGTGAAAGGAATGGAGGCGGTTGACCGCTTCATGCTCGAAAAAGATGGGCGAATGTGGATGCAGGCTTGTGTTTCACCTTTATGGGACACAGCCATTTGCTCTAATGCCTTGTTGGATTCGGGGTTGCCTTCGAACCACCCGGCTCTGGTGAAATCGGCTGAATGGATTATCAGCAAGCAGGTGGTCAAACGCGGCGACTGGCAAGTGAAAAATCCGGATGCGGAGCCAGGCGGCTGGGCTTTTGAATTTTACAATGAACTGTATCCCGATACTGATGATACCGCAGAGATACTGCTTTTTCTCAACCGGGCTGAAGTCCCTGATAACCGCTGGAAATTAAGTGAATGCCAGCGGGCGATGGACTGGTTGTTGAGCATGCAGAGCAAGAATGGAGGTTGGGGTGCTTTTGATGTGGATAACGACAAGGAAGTTCTCAACGAAGTTCCCTTTGCCGACCATAAAGCGTTGCTGGATCCTCCTACTGTCGATGTAACAAGCCGGATTATCTGGATGTTGGCAAAATGGGGGTTCACAAAAGATCATCCCAGGGTTAAACGTGCTCTTGAATTTGTCAAAGATCGGCAGGAGTTGGATGGCTGCTGGTTTGGCAGGTGGGGAGTGAATTATATTTATGGGACGTTTCTGGCTTTGAACGGTTTGAAAGCCATTGGTGAGGATATGAAGGCACCCTTCAGCAGAAAAGCTGTGCGCTGGCTTGAAAGCCATCAAAATGAAGACGGGGGCTGGGGTGAAACCTGTCAAAGCTACGCGGAACCCAGTCTGCGCGGCCGTGGTCAAAGTACCGCCTCGCAAACTGCATGGGCCTTGCTGGGTCTCCTCGCCGCTGGTGAGGAACATAGTCCTGTTGTAGAAAAGGGAGTTCGTTATTTAATCGAAACACAAAAAGATTCGGGGGAGTTTTCTGGAAGCTGGTGGGAGGAGGAGTTTACCGGCACTGGATTTCCCATCCATTTCTTCATCAAATATCATATGTATCAGCACTTCTTCCCATTGATGGCTTTGTCCCGCTACCGTCGGTCAACGACCGAGAGTAGTTAGCAATAGCCCCTTGGCAGGGGAGGCAGGTAGAATTAATTTTCAGCCTAGAGAGATATTTTCAGGCAGCAAAAGCTATTGCTCGTTGGCCGCCGGGACTCCCCGCTACATCTCACCTTCGATGTCTTCAAACGGATACAGCTTTTCGTATTGCAGAGCCAGTACAATACGAGGATCCTCGGTGAAACTTTCGTTGATGACACTTAAAAGCGTGGCCCCTTCAGTGATAAATTTTTTCAGGCTCGCGTCATCAGTGATAATGCGTTGCGAAAGATCATCATAAAGATCCAGAATGCTAGTTGCCAAACCCAAAGACTCGCCTATTTTAGAATAAGAGACATCGCGGTCACGGCTTTTAATGGCAAACTCTGCAAAACGTACCCACCTGTCTATATCACCCGGCACTTCTCCCAGGTTGAGGAAATAATTTGTGTAGCCTTCTTTCCCCATGCTCTCAAACCTTTGTACCGTCTTAGTACCCCAGGCATCTAGACGAACACCTTTAGCGTTCTTGCAAATGTGTCGGACAGAAAATACTAACCGGTTCAACTGGCTGTCCAACTGCATGCCGTCATTGGAATAAGGTTTGGACTTTACATTTCTTTCGTATGCCTGCCAGACAACACCGCGTTTTTGCACTTCAATTCGTCTCTTATTCAGGGCATTGGCCTTATCAGCACAATCCTGTTCTGTCTTTACATTAATAGCTTTAGATTGCTTCAGTTTGGACGCCAGGGCGGGATCGATTGAAATTTTAGTAACTTTGCTATTGGCTACGTCATCTATAGTATCGCTGGTTTTTCGCGTTGATTCCTTGCGCACCCAGGTGTTTTCTTTTACTGGCATCCTGAAGGCAGTTTTTTCGACTACATCTTCGCCTTCAACTCCATTGCCACAACCCGTTACCATGACCAATAAAATAGATACTATTGGTGCGTACTGCATATCTGTATACCTCTTTTATACTTATTTGGGTTTTTAAATGAAGTTAATGTTATACACTAAAATTCTTCTGCTTGCAGTGATTTAAGACCGTTTAACCTATAAATGTTTCAATAGTTAAGATGAATGATCCCCCCCCTCTCAACTATCTCAACCAGCCAAAATAAAAGACAACTTCAGCATGAAGACACTCTGCCAGCTAAATTGCAAATGATCCTTGCATTGTCGCAATGCAGAGCAATGAGTGTCAAAAAAATGGTGGATAAATGAAGAACTTTACCATTCCATAGCCATTTTGCCTCGCCTCAGACAATCAGATCCACGCACTCAGAAACCCCATAACCCCATATATTCAATAGGGTTATTTTAATTTCGCTGGCGTGTATCCCTTAAAACCTGGCCAAGGCATACGAATTGCAAAACACATTAAGTGATACACGTATAATGACGATAAGACCATAAAATATTAAAGGTTTAAATACTATGAACATGAAAAAATTCTATTGTTTAATGATCTTGTCCATTTTTATCTCAGGTTGTGAAGTGAAGATGGGACCATCGCAGTTCTGGAGTAAAGTTTTCCGTACCCAGACAGATTCCAATTACTACAAAAGTAAATCCGAAGACTTGATTCAAACTTTGACCTCGGATATTGAAGAATATGAAATCAACAAAGTCACGGTTATGGATCTGGTTGATGAAAAAGACAAGCTTCCAGTCCTCGGAGAATATCTAACCTCAAGGATCGTCGAAGCGATCACTAAAAAATATTTTTTCAAAGATAAGATTTTCCGGGTCGCGCAAAAGGGAGAAGTCAATGCGGTGATGGAGAATTTAAACCTCGAACCTTCCTACTCTTATAACAAAGAAGAAATTCGGGAGATGGGTAAGGCGCTTAACTCTCAGGCTCTTATTACGGGTAAAATCACCGACCTTGGGACAAACATTGATGTCCATCTCACTTTGACAGATGTCATGAGCGGAGAAGTGATCGCGTCCGCCACCGAACATCTCACGCGGACCAAATTCGCCGTCGAGATGCTTCGCCATCACTAGGCGTGCCAGCGTGACGCTGGATCCAAACTCCACAGCATATTGGGATAACGGGTAAGCTCAGCTAAAAATTAAATGTTAATTGCTACCCTCGCTAGAGGGGGCTGTAAGGGCTTCCCGGCTTAGTTTAAACGGGAGGCGGCGGGTTGTCTGCTGGATGTTTTTGCGGTTTTTTTAGTTTTTTTAGCGGCAGGTTTTTTCTTGAGTTTGAACTTCTTATCGAACGAGTGTTTGATCACTTCGTCCATCGTTTTGGCGGGATAAAACTGTATTTTCTTCCGGACGTTTTCGGGGATGTCCGGAATATCTTTTTCGTTTTCAGCAGGGATAACCAGATTGGTGATGTTGAACCTGTGCGCTGCCAGAACCTTTTCTTTGAGTCCTCCAATGGGTAGAACTTTTCCAGTCAGGGTCAGTTCTCCGGTCATTGCCAGCTCGGGGCGCAAAGGTGTTTTGGTCAATGCTGAGACCAGGGCAACTGCCATAGTGATACCGGCTGAAGGTCCATCTTTGGGAACAGCGCCTTCGGGAATATGTATGTGGAAATCATTTTTCTGGTAGAAGTTAGCAGCAAGCCCTAAATCTTTTGCGCGGGACCTGACATAGCTCATTGCGGCCTGTGCTGATTCTTTCATCACATCGCCAAGTTGTCCGGTGGGCACCAATTTTCCTGTACCAGGCAAAACGGTAACTTCAATGGCGAGGGTCTCGCCTCCAACTTCGGTCCATGCCAGCCCGGTAGCAGTGCCGATCTCCAAGGGGCCATCTGAATCAGACTTTTTGAATTTAGGGATACCAAGATATTTTTCCAGCACGGACGGTGTGATTTTTACGCTGGTCTTCTTGCCCTTTTCGACGACAGCCTTAACTACTTTTCTGCAGAGGGTGGCTATTTCCCGCTCCAGGTTTCTCACACCAGCTTCACGGGTGAAATCGTGGATGATTCTATCAATAGCTTTGTCAGAAATTTCCAGATTCTTTTTGGTCAGGCCATGTTCCGGTATTTTTTTTGGGATGAGAAAACTTTTTGCGATGCCCATTTTTTCCTGATCGGTGTAACCCGGCAATCGCAGCACTTCCATCCTGTCAAGCAAAGGTTGCGGAATGGAATGCAGAACATTGGCGGTACAGATAAAAAGCACATTGGAGAGGTCGTAATCGACTTCCAGATAATGGTCATTGAAACTGGAGTTCTGTTCGGGGTCAAGCACTTCCAGCAAGGCGGAAGATGGGTCTCCACGGAAATCGGCGTTCATTTTGTCGATTTCATCGAGCATGAAAACCGGATTGTGGACACCGGCTTTTTTGATACCTTGGATAATTTTACCCGGCAAGGCTCCAATATAAGTTCGGCGGTGCCCTCTGATTTCTGCCTCATCACGCACACCGCCCAGTGAGACCCGGACGAACTTGCGGCCCATTGCCTTGCCGATGGATTGTCCTAACGAAGTTTTGCCCACACCCGGCGGACCGACAAGGCAGAGGATAGGACCCCTGATTTTTTTGACCAGTTTCAATACTGCCAGGTGTTCGGTAATTCGTTCTTTAACTTTTTCGAGACCGTAATGGTCTTTATCTAAAATTTTCTGGGCTTCGGCAATTTTGATTTTTTCAGCGCCGGCGCCTTTTTTCCATGGCAGGTCTGTGAGCCATTCTATATAAGTTCGGGCAACCGTTGCTTCAGCGGACATGGGCTGCATCAACTCAAGACGCTTTAATTCTTTCACTGCTTTTTCATTAATATCCTTGGGCATTTTGGCTTTTTTGATTTTCTGTTTGAGTTCATCCATATCGGTTTTGAACTCATCACGTTTGCCCAGCTCTTTCTGGATAGCTTTGATCTGTTCGTTGAGATAAAACTCTTTTTGACTGCGTTCCATTTGCTTACGCACCCTGCCATGAACGCGTTTTTCAATTTTAAGGACTTCCATCTCGGATTTTAAAATACCAAGAAGTTTATTCAGCCTGTCTGCAGGGTTAAGGGTTTCAAGCAAGTCTTGTTTTTCCTGAGTTTGAAACACCATATAGGCAGCAATGGTATCTGCGTAACGGTGTGGCTCGAGAATATTGGAGCTTGCGGCAACAGCTTCGAGAGGAATTTTTTGATTCAGTTTTACATATTGTTCGAACACCGTACCGACACTTCGCATCAGCGCTTTCACATCTGGAGTGAGTTGGTCGTTTTCATGGATGCGGCTGACTTCTACTTCAAAATAGTCTGGATTCTCAATGAAAGATTCAATTCGCCCTCTTTGCAGGCCTTCTACCAGAACCTTCATGGTTCCATCGGTCAGTTTTAGGATCTGCAGGATATTAGCGATTGTTCCTGTTTCGTAGATATCCGAGGTTTCGGGTTCGTTATTGTTTGGGTTGCGTTGTGCAGAAAGGAAGATACTTTTCTGCTCGGCCATGGATTTTTCCAGGGCGAGTATGGACTTCTCCCGTCCTACAAACAGGGGAAGCACCATGAACGGAAAAACAATAATATCTCTTAAGGGGAGGAGCGGTAATGCGATTTTTTCTGAACCCATGATTTTAACTGGCCTGTTTTTTGTTTTCGTAAACCAACATGGGTTTTTCGCCTTTAAGGACTACATCGTCATTGATGACAACCTCTTCCACTTCAGGTTTTGAAGGGAGGTCATACATGATATCGAGCATGGTTTCTTCCATAACTGCGCGCAGTCCCCTTGCCCCGGTTTTTCGTTCGGTTGCTTTTTCTGCAATGGCGCGTACTGCGGAGTCAGTAAATTTCAGTTTGGTGTTTTCAAACTCAAATAATTTTTTATATTGTTTTACTAACGCGTTCTTAGGTTCGGTCAAGACTTTTACCATGGCGTCAATAGTAAGTTCTTTCAGTGTGGCGACGGCTGAAAAACGTCCTACAAACTCTGGAATGAGTCCATACTTGAGGAGGTCTTCCGGCTGTGTCTTCTCAAAAATATCTTCTTCATCAATTTCCTTTTTGGAAACGACCTCTTGTCCGAAGCCGAGGCTTTTCTTTCCAATTCTGTTGCGAATCAAAGATCCAAGCCCAACGAAAGCACCGCCGCAGATGAAAAGGATATTGGTGGTGTTGACCTGTAAAAATTCCTGATGAGGGTGTTTACGTCCACCCTGTGGGGGTACGCTGGCCGTTGTGCCCTCAATGATTTTCAAAAGTGCTTGTTGAACTCCTTCACCCGAGACATCACGTGTGATTGACAGATTTTCTGATTTTCTGGAAATTTTATCGATTTCATCAATGTAAATAATGCCACGCTCGGCTTTTTCAACATCGTAATCAGCGCTTTGCAAAAGTTTTAAGATGATGTTCTCAACATCTTCACCGACATAACCGGCCTCTGTCAGCGTGGTCGCATCTACAATAGTGAAGGGAACATCAAGAATTCTCGCCAGGGTCTGTGCCATGAGTGTTTTCCCGGACCCGGTCGGACCTATCAAGAGAACATTACTTTTTTGCAGTTCCACATCATCCATGTCGGCATTGGAATCGATTCTTTTGAAGTGATTGTGAACCGCAACGGACAGGATTTTCTTACAGCGTTCCTGCCCAATAATATATTGGTTTAAATGTTTGTATAAATCATGTGGTTTGAGAAGGTGCTGGAAGTCTTCGCCCTTTTCCTGGGCCCACTCTTCCACCATTATTTCATTGCAAAGTTCAATACACTCGTCACAAATGTAGACACTTGGTCCGGCAATCAGTTTTTTGACTTCTTCCTGACTTTTACCACAAAATGAACAGCGGTAATTTCCGGTGGTTGTACTTTTCTTTGCCATAAAGCCCTCGGTTTAGGTTGAATTGCTTATTCTATAGAATCAACTCTTCTTTTTATTTTTATCATCTGAACCGGATTCATCCCGGTTAGCGATGACACTGTCAATGAGGCCATAACTTTTGGCTTCTTCTCCGGTCATATAATGATCCCTCTCGGTATCTTTGTTGACCTGGGAAATGTTTTTACCGGAATGCTTCGACAAAATACCGTCAAGGATAGCCCGGATTCTGGTAATCTCCTTTGCCTGGATTTCAATATCGGTGTGTTGACCTTGAAATCCACCACTGGGTTGATGGATCATGATACGGGAATGTGGTAGGGCAAACCTCTTTTTAGGCGCCCCGGCAGCTAGAAGCAATGCCCCCATACTGGCTGCCTGACCTATGCAAATAGTCTGAACATCGGGTTTGATATATTGCATGGTGTCATAGATTGCCATTCCCGAACTGACCTGTCCTCCCGGGCTGTTTATATAAAGATAGATATCCTGATCAGGCTCATCTGACTCAAGAAATAGCAGCTGGGCAATGATCAGGTTAGCCATATGATCTTCAATAGCACTTCCTATAAAAATGATGCGATCTTTAAGCAGGCGTGAATAAATATCGTAAGATCTCTCGCCTCTGCTGGTTTGTTCAACTACGATGGGTACCAACTGGTTGTATGTTTCTGTCATGATTTTCTCGAGATTAGAAATTGGGCAAGGAAAAACTTTTATCTGGACCGGAATGCGGTCCAGAAACTGTTTTTTGCTTGTAAGTCATTAAAAAATAATTAGATATCTTTGTAATGGTTGATTTTTAATTATCAGCAATTAAATCTTTTCTGTCAACTATTTCTTCTTTGATCGTAACTTTTTCAAGTGCGGCGTCGAGGGTTTTATCTCTTTTCATTCGGCTATGAAGGCGGGCCAAAACCCCGTTTTTTTCCCATTCGCGTTTTATCTGTTGCAGGTTGCCCCCACCCAATAATTTGGACATGTTTTCGACTTCTTTCTCCAGCTCTTCTTCGCTGACCTGGGAATCAAGATCACGGGATAACTGGTCGAGTATCAATTCTTCCTGAAGAGCTTTCATGGCAGGTTCACGATATTGTTTGAGCTGCTCAGGTGTTACTTCTGTACCATGATCATGGTCATGATCGTGATCGTGTTTTTGCCCTCCTGCTTTCTCCTGTGTTTTCCTGGCTTGCTCGACCATGAACTTGACTTGCTCTTTAATCAGGCCTTCAGGTAGATCGATTTGGTTTTGTTCGCTGATTTTCTCCGTCAGCTGTTTTTTTATCGCTTTACGAGCTTCTTTGCGTTCAAACTCTTCCAACTCAGAGCGAATCTTCTTATTCATGTCATCCAGGCTTTCAAAGTCTTTGTCCACGATATTTCTGGCGAACTCATCGTCGAGATCGGGTAGCTTTTGTACCTGAATGCCTTTCAGGACAATTTGAAAGTCGACATCTTTTCCGGCTATTTCCTTGTTGTGGTAGTCCTCGGGAACTTGAACCGTGATGTCACGTGTCTCGCCAATTTCCATTCCAATCATTCCCTTGTCCAGTCCCTCAATCAATTGCCCACCACCTGCCTGAATGATTTGGTCTTTTGCCATTCCTCCTTCAAAGGGCTCGTCGCCAATCTTACTGGTAAAATCTATCTTCAGCAAATCCTTGTCTTGTGCGGGCCGGTCGGTCACATCGACATTCGCAGCTTTATGTTGGCGCATTGTTTCGATTGTTTTATTGATATCATCTTCGGTGATCCTCGGGGTTTTCATTTCCAGTTCTATGCTCGAGAAGTCCTTGATTTCCAATGTGGGGAGCACTTCGATAGAAGCAGAAACTGAAATATCTGTGCCTTCTTCGGCACTGACATCCATGACATGGGGTTGACCCACTGCCCTGAGGTCTTTTTCGACAATGGCTTT
This window of the Nitrospinota bacterium genome carries:
- the def gene encoding peptide deformylase — encoded protein: MALLEIKNCLDPVLRKLCLPVENIDGELVTLAENMVETTLAAPGVGLAANQIGLPWRLFVVNIGVETDKENLVTVVNPEITAMEGSELGEEGCLSIPDVIAEVNRASQIEIKGYDLDGNEVRYEAEGYLARAFQHEMDHLNGVLFWDKLGKMKRDILKRKFKKKLKEQDA
- a CDS encoding bifunctional ornithine acetyltransferase/N-acetylglutamate synthase, with translation PRKLVKAMRQHEINITIDLNSGKEWEEVFTCDFSYDYVKINAEYTT
- the argJ gene encoding bifunctional glutamate N-acetyltransferase/amino-acid acetyltransferase ArgJ — translated: MKFSKNRNPSVPGFKAVGMSCGIKPKNIKDLALVVSDVPATAAGIFTKNLVVSPGVTWSKRALAKSGSCRAIVVNSGNANTVVGPKGMKDCDAITKKVSEELSIPQKEVLIASTGVIGVPLPSDKILKATPQLVKKLGKTAKHWTSAAEAIMTTDLVSKSDRIQYTYKGKKITIGGITKGSGMIHPNMATMLGFLYTDAVIDSETLKKALVEAADRSFNRITVDGDNSTNDCVIVLANGKANNSPIKFGTPGYREFLKALTTICKNLASKIVLDGEGATKFVTVRVQGGKTRKQAYLIANSIATSSLVKTALFGEDPNWGRIFCAVGNSGARFDPDKVDILLNKNL
- a CDS encoding N-acetyl-gamma-glutamyl-phosphate reductase, translating into MVKIGIAGASGYTGLELIRLLSGHPDVELTVLTSETFQGQNIAEVFPALNGVVDLPLHPLEDNIAEKCSILFLALPHLAAMDKLPVYLKSDCKIIDLSADYRLKDPEAYSDWYSVTHTHPELLKQAVYGLPELHRQSIRAAKLIANPGCYPTSVILALAPLLKTDWVDLDSIISDSKSGVSGAGRKPSLTTHYTEANEGISPYGLAGHRHTPEMEQELSALAGKTVNITFSPHLVPMTRGMLSTVYINLNESIDDKKIVEHYRDFYKDESFVRVLNPGKFASSKHVLSSNFCDIGLKVDTRNQRLIITSALDNLIKGASGQAIQNMNIMLGLDEKTGLMSPAVFP
- the rpsI gene encoding 30S ribosomal protein S9 yields the protein MEGTIEKFYATGKRKESIAKVWIQKGTGNITVNNKSIKEYFCRESLECIIKHPLITTDTLKSIDIQATVQGGGLSGQSGALRLGISRALILTDASLRAPLKKAGFLTRDSRTVERKKYGQPGARKKFQFSKR
- the rplM gene encoding 50S ribosomal protein L13, giving the protein MKTTFFAKKADVVKKWVVIDAADKPLGRVASKAASIIRGKTKPTFTPHVDAGDNVIIINAAKVKLSGKKWDDKIYYHHTGWPGGIKSVTAKQVLEKKPSDLLKKAIQGMLPKTRLGRSLHNNFRIYNDEQHPHTSQNPELVGI
- the shc gene encoding squalene--hopene cyclase, whose product is MENMIIEQQNAEASNTAGDVAKKELDRSIERSREFLLSRQTEEGYWVDELEANVTISAEYIFFMHFTDRLDLAKQEKVVKYLLHQQREDGSWPLFHGGLCDINSTVESYMALKMAGLPADREEMVRARQAIFANGGIKNTRVFTKIFLAMFGQISWDVCPAVPVELILFPNWFPFNIYEISSWSRGTVVPLSVVRSFEPVHELPEGCDVQELFTKNDQDLDFKPSGLPFTSWRDTFIYLDRLIKTVGKFPWKPFRKKALRKVEEWTLDHQEEEGDFGGIQPAMFNSLLAFHLLGYSRDHAACVKGMEAVDRFMLEKDGRMWMQACVSPLWDTAICSNALLDSGLPSNHPALVKSAEWIISKQVVKRGDWQVKNPDAEPGGWAFEFYNELYPDTDDTAEILLFLNRAEVPDNRWKLSECQRAMDWLLSMQSKNGGWGAFDVDNDKEVLNEVPFADHKALLDPPTVDVTSRIIWMLAKWGFTKDHPRVKRALEFVKDRQELDGCWFGRWGVNYIYGTFLALNGLKAIGEDMKAPFSRKAVRWLESHQNEDGGWGETCQSYAEPSLRGRGQSTASQTAWALLGLLAAGEEHSPVVEKGVRYLIETQKDSGEFSGSWWEEEFTGTGFPIHFFIKYHMYQHFFPLMALSRYRRSTTESS